One part of the Ornithodoros turicata isolate Travis chromosome 2, ASM3712646v1, whole genome shotgun sequence genome encodes these proteins:
- the LOC135384370 gene encoding uncharacterized protein LOC135384370, which yields MWDDKQGNGSMKGTASSIGSEEEGSSDEELIEKKLVRKERAQNKKLQERLQDLKEKVSALKSRNERLEARNERLQDLLESKLASSPVLRCVLLVSYAVPANTSGLGCICCTCDKRHGSVGLCNLTSPQQEARLGLFVTSYHVQTFLMKNTAPLHIRCQLANLLLCMTAPAMLP from the exons ATGTGGGATGACAAACAGGGAAACGGGTCGATGAAGGGAACAGCGTCCAGCATAGGAAGCGAG GAGGAGGGAAGTTCAGACGAGGAACTTATTGAGAAAAAACTGGTCCGCAAAGAGCGTGCCCAGAATAAGAAGCTACAAGAAAGGCTGCAAGACCTGAAGGAAAAAGTATCTGCATTGAAGTCTAGAAACGAAAGGCTGGAGGCTCGAAATGAAAGGTTGCAGGACCTTCTAGAGAGCAAGCTTG CATCGTCGCCAGTGCTTCGATGTGTTCTTTTGGTGTCATATGCTGTTCCAGCAAACACGTCTGGCCTGGGATGCATCTGTTGCACCTGTGACAAG AGACATGGTTCAGTCGGGCTCTGCAACCTGACTTCACCGCAACAAGAAGCACGCCTCGGACTGTTCGTGACATCGTACCACGTGcagacatttttgatgaagAATACAGCGCCTTTGCACATACG CTGCCAGCTGGCGAACCTGTTATTGTGCATGACAGCACCAGCTATGCTACCTTGA
- the LOC135384372 gene encoding BEN domain-containing protein 5-like, with the protein MHVSTDIPTAYHAELTTLPLLSEVNGRVHLGNGIFVTEEQWQWLLGRRRDSLFCKEAVKILWPISELKGRSITGTPCRRFANKENGVKPRKALTPVKLQAVTSAFEIYVEETPSEVPQKDRLNKMNRFIAELLNDFNK; encoded by the exons ATGCAT GTTTCAACGGACATTCCCACAGCATACCATGCAGAGCTCACCACTTTGCCCTTGCTGTCAGAGGTGAACGGACGG GTTCATCTCGGCAACGGCATCTTTGTAACTGAGGAGCAGTGGCAGTGGCTCTTGGGTCGCAGGAGGGATTCTCTGTTCTGCAAGGAGGCAGTGAAGATCTTGTGGCCGATCTCTGAACTAAAGGGCAGGAGCATCACTGGGACTCCATGTCGTCGCTTTGCGAACAAAGAAAATGGGGTGAAGCCCAGAAAGGCGCTGACGCCAGTCAAGCTCCAAGCTGTCACAA GTGCTTTTGAGATATACGTGGAGGAGACTCCATCAGAGGTGCCACAGAAGGACCGGCTAAACAAGATGAATCGGTTCATAGCTGAACTCTTGAATGACTTCAATAAATGA